The region AGACATAGTTGGCCTCATGTTTTCACTGCATGACCATTTTGTTGTGTGCCACAAAATCTCAGTGTCATGCAAACATTTATTCTCATACTCCTGGGTCTTCACGTTGGCTGTAGATTGCCTAAAGTGAGCTTGGATGGGCAGCTCTGCTTCAGGCTGTCAGTCTGCCTCAGCTGGGCACCTCCCTATTGTGGGCTGGGCCCAGGTCTGCTCCACTGGGTCCAGGCTGAAGGAACAGTTCTGGGCCATGTTCTGATGGTTTATGACCCAAAGAGAAGACCTTCTCTCTTGGTTTGGGTTCCCCCAAAAGCCAACCCCGAGACAAGGATTGGGTGTAGTCAGCTTATTTGAAAGGTGATCCCAGGAAGTACCAGTGAAGGAGTGGCAAAGTGagttgaagaagagagaaaagctcCCCCGCAAAAACTGCGCGACCACTGTGGTCAACTATGTCCCATTGGGGACCCTCTGTGGAATAGAGAATCTGACTACCCTTACTGGGTGACAGCTGTCCTTGGGAACATTAAATCTCCTGCACTTTGGGGTTGCCCTGAGCAAGCTCCCAGGGTGATGGAGAAAGCCTTGGACACAGAAATATACAGAATATTAAGGGTGGGAAGCTGTCAGATGCTTGAGAACTATCCATTGCACCTGTGTTGAACTTGAAGCTGAGCTGAGGGGATAGGGGTTGGGGAaacaacagtgtctggcacactcTCTTTTACACAGCACCCATCTATCAAATCTCAGGAAAGACTCTGAGTAGTCTTACTTGGGTTATGTGTCCATCCTTGAGCCAATCACAATGGCCAGGGCATTAGAGCACCAGTTTGGGGTCATGTATTCCCCTCATGGGGGTACAGAGTGAGGAAAGGCCCACTTGAACCCATGGACTAGTTTCTCCACAAAGAGAAGATTATAGAAGCTCAGGCTTTTTTGGTGGATTCCAAGAGAGCACAAGAGTTCAAGTAGTTTTTTGCTGCTGCATTCTCTGCCCATTAGCATTCTATCCTGGAATTAGGGAGCGGTATCTCAGGTTTACACCCCACTGTGATGCCATTTTAAATTCTACCTACTCCAAATCTCCTCTGGTCAGCCCCTCACTTAAACCCACTCCTTGTACAAATGTGTTTCCATCAGGCTCTTTGGGTTCTTGTAACATGCTACTTGAAATTCCTCGCTCCAACTCCATCTCCACCTTAAAAGAGCTTAAAGAAGCAGGGATGTGGGTTTTGTTGTTTCTGTTCATAATTTTATCCTCAGTGCCCGACACATTACAGATGCTCAagaattttctgaataaatgagtAAGCAGGTTTTGAGGGAGGGAAGATAAGTTCAGTTTGGGACACGTTGAATTTGATAAACTCTGCTGGCTGTTAACTCCACTGCCCAGAGAAACTCACACCTCAATTTAAACTGTATACTGGCAATCAGAGGATCTTAGATTTGGAGACTCACAAAATTATAGCCACATAACATCCCAGCGTCTTAGGGTCACTGAACTATCAAAACTTAGGCCCCACCAGAAGCCAGAGGAGATTCGGGAGCAGGGATGCTTAACCTGAGTGAGACTTGGGCAGATGCATAACCACCCTGAAATTTGTGTAACGTCTGTGTGAAGGCGCATATATCCATTTTCTGAGGAGCAGTTTCAGCTTTCATCAGATTTCCAAAGATAAAAAACCACTAACTGTATTACAGTCtgtataaaagaaggaaaagagaaatacctGAGAAGTTGCTGGTATGCGTCTAGAGTATCTCTGGAAGGATATACAGGAAATGGGAACATTGGTTAGCTCTGGGGAGAGCAGGTTGGGGTTGGGGGATCAGTGAGAGAAAGACGTTTCACTGCATGCTTCGTGGACTATAAATTTTGAATAATGAAAATGTACTACCTTTTaagttaaaactttaaaaaattaaaaattaaagttatggGGATttcctggcaatccagtggttaggactccagctttcactgctgagggcccaggttcgatcccaggCTGGGAACTGAGAGGCCGCCTGCCACgcatcgcagccaaaaaaaaaaaaattaaagttatgaTTGATCCTGTTAAGTGACCAGAGACGTAAATTAAAAACTAGATACCATTTGTACCACCAGTTAAATGAAAATTAAGAGAGATTAATAATGCCCAGTGTTggcaaagacatggagaaaagggcacTTTTGTCCATTGTTGGTGGGAGGCTGAAGTGGGACCTTTTGGATGGCAACCTGGTAGTGGCGCAGTGGCTATCTAAATGAACACTATTCAGATCCTTTAAATATCACCTTCTTGATATCTTTCCTATAAAAATATGCAGACAAGAGGACAAGGATTTATATACATGGATGTTCACTGCAATATCATGTGTAATaacaaaaaattaggaaaaaacccTAAGTGTCCCTCAATaaggaaatggttaaataaattatggattAACTATATATGACATTCCATGCTGCCATCATAATGAACAAGGTAGATATGCATGTGTGACATGGAAGTCCATGGTACATTGTTAACTGGGAAAAGGTTGTAGAACATGTATGTGTAGGcacaattcctttttctttttgaaaatagtgacaataaaaaaccccaaaataggctgtatacagaaaactatgtgtgtatgtatatttaaatatattgtgtgTGCATCGAAGAAGGTCTTGAAGGGTACCATTACCACGGAAACAGCAGGCAGGGGTAACAGTGAGAAGGGGGACATGGAGGGAAAGCAAGAAAAGGGGGACTTGGGCTTTGTGATTCATTCGTACACAATAAGCATGCATTACttggtaataaaataaaaaaagaagcagcacCAACTTAGAAACTGTCTGTTCCAATCTTGACCCAAAGCTGGGACACCTTCTTGGAGCCACTTTGGGCCCTCAGCGTGCCCACCCAGAGGATGCAGGAGGCTTCCCTGGGGGAAGCAGTACCCTCTGTACtctcccccacccagcccctctTCCCGCACCACCTGGGGGTCCCTGCCTGGCATCAGCCGAGGGCTTAGGGTGAGGGTTTAGTTGGCAGCAGGATTGCAGGGACAGAGGAGGACCCTCTGGATCCCCAAGCCCTGCTCTAAGCCTGACCCTGGAGTCCTGCTGTGGCCCTACCAGCTGACTACTCCTGGATCTGCCCTGTTCCAGCCTCATGTCCCCCTGAGGGGAAGCCTGGACCTCTCACTGTGGCAGTCAAGCTCCTTCAGGACTGGCCCCAGGCTTTCCAACACTGCAACTGCCACACTAGCCAGAACGTCATCTTTACATCCTGAGAGTTCCTACCTCTAATACCTCTGCTCTTCCTATTCCTGCTGTCCCAAACTCCTTTCCCACCCTCAACTCCAATCTTTTCTCTCCTACCTCCACTGACTGAAGCCTTATTCTATTTGTCCCACAAGACCCTGTTcacatgtcacctcctccaggaagtctcccATGTTCCTTCTGGCAAGAAGGGTCCCCTCTCTcttctgagcctccgtttctaTGTTGTGACTCTGTGTCAAGCACCGGAAGGGGGCCAGACTAGGTGTCAATTCATCACAATTTATTAAACTGTGCAGATTCCCATTTtccagacgaggaaactgagacccaaagagtaacttgcccagggtcacctcCAACATGCAGACCCCTGCCATGATGTCTCTGCTGCTCATGTCCATGGGCCTCATGGAAGCACTTCAGGTACAGTCATTCTCCGCTGACCCCATCCCCCAGCTGCTGGCTTCTGAACTCTGCCGGATGCTTCGCTTGGAGATCGCTCACCCCGAGGGGACCGCCCCAGAGCCTGGTCTCGGGGATCTGTAGCTAGTAGTTCCCAATCCCCTTCCCCTCCAGCTGTGTTTGGGGCCCTTACTCTTTCTCAGCTCAGTGGAGGGGTAAGCTGGGTAACAGGGCTCCCGTTCTCCTAGGGCCTAACCTCTCAGTCCTTGCTGCTCCCCCTGCCTCAGGCCCAGAGCCACCCCATCACACGACGAGGCCTCTTCTCTCGAGAAATGCCCCTGGACATGGCCCTGGCCTCCTTTGACGACCAGTATGCTGGCTGTGCTGCAGCCATGGCGGCGGCTCTCCCGGATCTCAACCGCACGGAGTTCCAGGCCAACAAAGTGTACGCCGATGTCTGGGCTCAGGCAAGCAGCCAGTGGCAGGAGCGCCAGGCCTGGGGGCTCAAGTGGGGCCTCAGCCCTACCCGTCTGCCCCCGCCCACGGGCTTCCGAGAAGAGCATGGGGTGGCCCTCCTGGCCTACACAGCTAACAGCCCCCTGCACAAAGAATTCAACGTGGCCGTGCGTGAGGCTGGCCGCTCCCGGGCCCACTACCTCCACCACTTCTCCTTCAAGACCCTCCACTTTCTGCTGACCGAGGCCCTGCAGCTGCTGGGCAGGGGCCAGCGTCCACCCCAGTGCCGCCAGGTGTTCCGAGGGGTGCAGGGCCTGCGCTTCCGGCCAGCAGGGCCCGGGGCCACCGTCAGGCTCGGGGGCTTTGCCTCTGCATCCCTGCAGAATGTTGCAGCCCAGCAGTTTGGGGAAGACACCTTCTTTGGCATCTGGACCTGCCTCGGGGCCCCTATCAAGGGCTACTCCTTCttccctggggaggaggaggtgctGATCCCTCCCTTCGAGACCTTCCAGGTGATCAATGCCAGCAGACCAGCCCAGGGCCCCGCCCGCATCTACCTCCGGGCCCTGGGCAAGCGCAGCACATACAACTGCGAGTACATCAAAGGTGAGCAGGGCACGTGCCAGCCAGCAGCTGGGCGGAAGGTGGCCTTGCCCGACCCGTTTTCAGAGGATACATACAGAGATATTAAAAACAGTGAGAAGGACCGAGTCCTGTCCCCCAACCCCTCCACCCCTTCCATCCAAGGAGAGACATAACCTTCTTAAGTAGTACACTTGCTTCTCCTCCCTGGAGGTGTCTAAGCCAGAGCTGGCCACTTGCCTGCGGGGAGGCTGAAGAGGGTTTCCTGACCAACGCAGGTGTCTTTGGCCATCTCAGGGCCAAACAGACGTGGTGTCAGGCTTTCCTCCCAGCTGGAAGCCGCTGCCGGAAGTGAGTAAGCGGCCCACCCCAGTTTTCTGAGAAGAGCACGTTTATTTGACTGAACAGAAGTCATGTGCGCTGGCGAGTGTGGGGTGAGGTGGTGAGCCAGCCGTCAGGTGCCAAACCCCTAAATTCCAGTCTGGGCTCTGGCAGGTCTCGGATGCTTTCCTGTCCATCCTCC is a window of Eschrichtius robustus isolate mEscRob2 chromosome 11, mEscRob2.pri, whole genome shotgun sequence DNA encoding:
- the ART1 gene encoding GPI-linked NAD(P)(+)--arginine ADP-ribosyltransferase 1, coding for MQTPAMMSLLLMSMGLMEALQAQSHPITRRGLFSREMPLDMALASFDDQYAGCAAAMAAALPDLNRTEFQANKVYADVWAQASSQWQERQAWGLKWGLSPTRLPPPTGFREEHGVALLAYTANSPLHKEFNVAVREAGRSRAHYLHHFSFKTLHFLLTEALQLLGRGQRPPQCRQVFRGVQGLRFRPAGPGATVRLGGFASASLQNVAAQQFGEDTFFGIWTCLGAPIKGYSFFPGEEEVLIPPFETFQVINASRPAQGPARIYLRALGKRSTYNCEYIKDKQCKSGPCRLDNSAVGQGPLSAVWSLLLLLWFLVGEAFPESPGLL